DNA sequence from the Nitrospirota bacterium genome:
ACTTTTCTCGCTTCGGCACCAAAATGGTTTTAATCGTGGCAAGTTAGCAGTCGTTGTTGTGACAGGAATTGGTCGTGGTGCTCCTGGTCTTGAAGAAGCTAGTAACCAGGTAACCCATGCACTGACTTTAGAAGGAATGGACGTGCTTGGCCAGCTTAAGGCTACAGGCAACCCAGAATGTATGGTTTGTGGCTTTGGTCAATCTTGCCCAATGAGCGCACTTCCTTGGATTTTTGGCAAGGATACGGAAGTAACACCTGAAAAATTTTGTAATGTGGAAAACCAGCATAATATTTGGAATGAAGCACATAGGCTTGGCAAGGAAATCCACAACCGACTCAAGCAGCAGCAATCCATGTAATATTGGACAAATCATATTCCATGACAAAAGAGGAGCGCTTCGCTCCTCTTTTTTTTTCGCAAGCTGCCTAACAACCTCGGGAAATGAGTGTTAATGCGGTGTCAAAAGAAAAATTGGATACATTTTCTAACAAATAAACGACAAAAGCCGAACAAACGCATAGAGAGGGACGGCGGGGAGCAGCTTTCTCTGAAACTATTTCATTGGCCGCCGCCCCTCATGCTAGGCGTTGGGCGGCGCACGATGCAACCGCCCGGCAGCGTCAATCGTAGGTCT
Encoded proteins:
- a CDS encoding flavodoxin family protein — translated: MDPKVIGISGSPVKDSNTDRLVKAVLENSGLPHEFIKLSRVKVQPCIACLGCTKDNICKVKDDFPALAEKIKKAGAIVVGGYPPYGTIDGFTKSFLERLFSLRHQNGFNRGKLAVVVVTGIGRGAPGLEEASNQVTHALTLEGMDVLGQLKATGNPECMVCGFGQSCPMSALPWIFGKDTEVTPEKFCNVENQHNIWNEAHRLGKEIHNRLKQQQSM